One Nocardia iowensis DNA window includes the following coding sequences:
- a CDS encoding DUF5336 domain-containing protein: MSYPSGGSGYNTPAPSTPSSIGSTAGGASSGSSASGAEAKGLPFFLVVGVAALGVINFLLGFVPFIGSKPIDFGGARVASSETANLFEASGAALLGILLLGGLLAGLSLLPKQNWTGAAAAASVTGFLALLLHSFTLADGIELEWGAYLLLVLAFVQAAVAVGAVLFESGIVKAPAPRPANQQAFGQGGYGQQQPSSFGQSQPAFGQNQPGYGQGQPGQQPYGQQSPYGQQPGYGAAQGSPYGQSQPSQPAYGQPGQPYGQQPAYGQQPPTTAFGAPQQASPYSSPSTAQPRQDEGATQHFGSAAQPAQQSPYGSSNYGQSGQTGGQQSAQQGQPFGGEQGGDPSSDATQAFRPSEDNK; encoded by the coding sequence ATGTCATACCCGTCCGGGGGCTCCGGGTACAACACACCCGCGCCCTCCACACCATCCAGCATCGGTTCGACGGCCGGTGGTGCCAGTTCAGGTTCGAGCGCGTCCGGTGCGGAGGCCAAGGGTCTGCCGTTCTTCCTGGTGGTCGGTGTCGCGGCGCTCGGCGTGATCAACTTCCTGCTCGGTTTCGTGCCCTTCATCGGTAGCAAGCCCATCGACTTCGGCGGCGCCCGGGTGGCGAGCAGCGAGACCGCGAACCTGTTCGAGGCCTCCGGTGCCGCACTGCTCGGCATTCTGCTGCTCGGCGGACTGCTCGCCGGTCTGTCGCTGCTGCCGAAGCAGAACTGGACGGGTGCGGCCGCGGCGGCCTCCGTCACGGGTTTCCTCGCGCTGCTGCTGCACTCCTTCACCCTCGCCGACGGCATCGAGCTGGAGTGGGGGGCGTACCTCCTGCTCGTGCTCGCCTTCGTGCAGGCCGCGGTCGCGGTGGGTGCGGTGCTGTTCGAATCGGGCATCGTGAAGGCGCCCGCGCCGCGGCCCGCCAACCAGCAAGCTTTCGGACAGGGCGGCTACGGCCAGCAGCAGCCGTCGTCGTTCGGCCAGAGCCAGCCCGCGTTCGGGCAGAACCAGCCCGGCTACGGCCAGGGCCAGCCGGGGCAGCAGCCGTACGGCCAGCAGTCGCCCTACGGCCAGCAGCCCGGTTACGGTGCGGCGCAGGGATCGCCGTACGGCCAGAGCCAGCCGAGCCAGCCCGCGTACGGTCAGCCCGGCCAGCCCTACGGTCAGCAGCCCGCCTACGGTCAGCAGCCGCCGACCACGGCTTTCGGTGCGCCGCAGCAGGCTTCGCCGTACAGCTCTCCGAGCACGGCCCAGCCGCGCCAGGACGAGGGCGCCACCCAGCACTTCGGCTCCGCCGCCCAGCCCGCGCAGCAGTCGCCGTACGGTTCGTCGAACTACGGTCAGTCCGGTCAGACCGGCGGCCAGC
- a CDS encoding AfsR/SARP family transcriptional regulator — protein sequence MDVLVLGPVQVLADGVVVTVDRPLERAVLVRLALANRVPVPDRRLAEDLWGAEVERPVQRLRVVVSRLRAALGPSAEVIGRTPAGYQATVSAPDLLAAEAAAQRLHTARRTGDYATVAAAAMAALALWRGHALADLRTIPFAAAEGERLDDWRLSLTVAGLEANLELGAAGEVVTELTGLVARYPMHEPLSCLLALALYRTGRQADALERLARLRRALAEELGVDPSPDTASLELRILEHDPSLQAAASAAATGETAAPGTAAAGGPATGSASSGVDSANVPRSFGPEPGASESAPRPVSAITTPLTSFIGRGREFATLTTALVEPGLTTVVGVAGSGKSRLAAELARSTARSGRSVVLVELAPLDRAEDVLPAVAAAVAAGGLAAEEAIAPHDPLPGIAAALGGAADDRGPALLVLDNAEHVLESVTEFVRTATGFTVLVTSQRPLGVPGEAVHPLGALDRSVAVALFIERAGLPGLVTAAEREQLVAICAAVDWLPLGIELAAGLTRTLTISQLAQRIDDRVRLLVGGARGAAGGRHTSLRVALDWSYELLAERERAVLRRLGIFAGGFTLEAAEAVLPEADLEPGDVAPAMADLVNRNLVAVQTDGATRRFVLLETVRDYALARLAEADETEALCTAHLRWCLHLVRSIGASDDFAAAESVAAVFAEWPNILAALERAPGTSRPADGLRLAIEMHVPWLARARFREAQRHYAALTSMAGADIAPHELAQALSHYGFHTLMTGDLDAAAGQLARAGALAEPLDDAELAQTVRYYQGIVDIERGKLPAAVARLREGERLAAHDTQGASFADALGTALLYSGDATEALAAYTRSSKVDAAHADEHGLSRGLGNQAKALLDLDRVAEALAAAEESDRYARRLDDRQILPLNDLTRAAAALASGQLDAAESYCRAALGQEEDATGLARIDLADVLIAKGETAAARTLLDEVFASSTGGVPLLAARAVSVALLRAEGDEKAQSLQEEVRAEFAAAGFGWRRYTDRLATS from the coding sequence GTGGATGTGCTGGTGTTGGGTCCAGTGCAGGTGTTGGCCGACGGTGTGGTGGTGACCGTCGATCGGCCGCTGGAGCGGGCAGTGTTGGTGCGGTTGGCGTTGGCGAATCGCGTTCCGGTGCCGGATAGGCGACTGGCCGAGGATCTATGGGGCGCCGAGGTCGAGCGACCGGTACAGCGGTTGCGGGTGGTGGTGTCGCGACTGCGGGCGGCGCTCGGGCCGTCGGCCGAGGTCATCGGGCGGACCCCCGCGGGGTATCAGGCGACGGTGTCGGCGCCGGATCTGCTTGCGGCGGAGGCGGCGGCGCAGCGGCTGCATACCGCCCGGCGCACAGGTGATTACGCCACCGTCGCGGCCGCGGCCATGGCCGCCCTCGCGCTCTGGCGCGGGCATGCGCTGGCCGATCTGCGCACCATCCCGTTCGCCGCCGCGGAAGGGGAGCGGCTCGATGATTGGCGGCTCTCGCTGACCGTCGCGGGGCTGGAGGCGAACCTCGAACTCGGCGCGGCGGGCGAGGTGGTGACCGAGCTGACCGGGCTGGTCGCGCGATATCCGATGCATGAGCCACTGTCGTGCCTGCTGGCGCTGGCGTTGTATCGCACGGGGCGCCAGGCCGATGCGTTGGAGCGGCTGGCGCGGCTGCGGCGGGCGTTGGCCGAGGAACTCGGTGTCGACCCGTCGCCGGATACGGCGTCGCTGGAACTTCGCATCCTGGAACATGATCCGTCGCTGCAAGCCGCGGCGTCTGCTGCCGCCACGGGCGAGACCGCTGCGCCGGGGACCGCGGCGGCGGGTGGCCCGGCGACCGGGAGTGCGTCATCCGGTGTGGACTCGGCGAATGTCCCGCGGAGCTTCGGCCCGGAACCGGGCGCGTCCGAATCGGCTCCGCGGCCGGTGTCGGCAATTACCACCCCGTTGACGAGCTTTATCGGCCGTGGTCGCGAATTCGCCACACTCACAACGGCTTTGGTCGAGCCGGGGCTGACGACAGTAGTCGGCGTCGCGGGCAGCGGAAAATCGCGCCTTGCCGCCGAACTCGCGCGATCGACCGCCCGCTCCGGCAGATCCGTCGTCCTCGTCGAGCTGGCGCCGCTGGACCGCGCCGAGGACGTGCTGCCTGCGGTGGCGGCGGCCGTGGCGGCGGGTGGCCTGGCAGCGGAGGAGGCGATAGCCCCACACGACCCATTGCCCGGGATCGCCGCCGCACTCGGCGGCGCAGCGGACGACCGTGGGCCAGCCCTGCTGGTCCTCGACAACGCGGAGCACGTGCTGGAATCGGTGACCGAATTTGTCAGGACGGCAACCGGATTCACCGTCTTGGTCACCTCGCAGCGGCCACTGGGGGTGCCGGGCGAGGCGGTGCATCCGCTGGGGGCGTTGGACCGCAGCGTCGCGGTGGCGTTGTTCATCGAGCGGGCCGGACTGCCAGGCCTGGTGACGGCCGCCGAGCGAGAACAACTGGTGGCGATCTGCGCGGCGGTGGACTGGCTGCCGCTGGGGATCGAGTTGGCCGCCGGTCTCACCAGGACCTTGACGATTTCCCAACTGGCCCAACGGATCGACGATCGGGTCCGGCTGCTGGTCGGTGGTGCGCGCGGTGCCGCCGGCGGACGACACACCAGCCTGCGGGTCGCGCTCGATTGGAGTTACGAGCTACTTGCCGAGCGAGAACGGGCGGTGCTGCGCAGGCTCGGGATCTTCGCGGGCGGGTTCACCCTGGAGGCGGCCGAGGCCGTGCTGCCGGAAGCCGACCTCGAGCCGGGTGACGTCGCACCGGCCATGGCGGATCTGGTCAACCGGAATCTGGTTGCCGTCCAGACCGACGGTGCGACAAGGCGTTTCGTGCTCTTGGAGACGGTGCGCGACTACGCGCTGGCCCGGCTGGCCGAGGCGGACGAGACCGAGGCACTGTGTACCGCGCATCTGCGCTGGTGTCTGCACCTGGTGCGCTCGATCGGCGCGTCCGACGATTTCGCCGCCGCCGAATCGGTGGCAGCGGTGTTCGCGGAATGGCCCAACATCCTGGCGGCGCTGGAGCGCGCACCCGGAACCTCGCGGCCGGCAGATGGTTTGCGGCTGGCGATCGAAATGCATGTGCCCTGGCTGGCCCGGGCTCGGTTCCGTGAGGCGCAACGCCACTATGCGGCGCTGACCTCGATGGCGGGGGCCGATATCGCGCCGCACGAGCTGGCACAGGCGTTGAGCCACTACGGATTTCACACGTTGATGACCGGTGACCTGGACGCCGCCGCCGGGCAGCTGGCGCGGGCGGGTGCGCTGGCGGAGCCGCTCGATGATGCGGAGCTCGCGCAGACTGTGCGCTATTACCAAGGGATCGTCGATATCGAACGGGGCAAACTGCCCGCGGCCGTCGCGCGGCTGCGCGAGGGGGAGCGGCTGGCCGCGCACGACACCCAGGGCGCGTCGTTCGCCGACGCGCTCGGCACGGCATTGCTGTATTCCGGCGATGCCACCGAGGCGCTCGCGGCCTACACCCGATCCAGCAAGGTCGACGCGGCGCACGCGGACGAGCACGGCCTTTCCCGCGGGCTCGGCAATCAGGCCAAGGCGCTGCTCGATCTCGACCGGGTGGCCGAGGCGCTGGCCGCCGCCGAGGAGTCCGACCGGTACGCCCGCCGGCTGGACGACCGGCAGATCCTGCCGCTGAACGACCTGACCCGTGCCGCCGCGGCTCTCGCGTCGGGGCAACTCGACGCGGCCGAGTCGTACTGTCGCGCCGCCCTCGGGCAGGAGGAGGACGCGACCGGCCTCGCCCGCATCGATCTGGCCGACGTGCTGATCGCCAAGGGGGAAACGGCCGCGGCCAGAACCCTGCTCGACGAGGTCTTCGCCTCGTCGACTGGTGGTGTGCCGCTGCTGGCCGCGCGGGCGGTTTCGGTAGCACTGCTGCGTGCGGAGGGCGACGAGAAGGCCCAATCGCTGCAAGAAGAGGTCCGCGCCGAGTTCGCGGCGGCGGGATTCGGCTGGCGTCGCTATACCGACCGGCTGGCTACCTCGTGA
- the sucD gene encoding succinate--CoA ligase subunit alpha has product MSIFLNKDSKVIVQGITGGEGTKHTALMLKAGTQVVGGVNARKAGTTVAHTDKDGNAVELPVFGTVAEAIKETGADVSIAFVPPKFAKDAIIEAIDAEIPLLVVITEGIPVQDTAFAWAYNVEKGNKTRIIGPNCPGIITPGEALVGITPANITGKGPVGLVSKSGTLTYQMMYELRDFGFSTAIGIGGDPVIGTTHIDAIEAFEKDPETKLIVMIGEIGGDAEERAAAYIKANVTKPVVGYVAGFTAPEGKTMGHAGAIVSGSAGTAQAKKDALEAAGVKVGKTPSETAALAREILEKASVTA; this is encoded by the coding sequence ATGTCTATCTTCCTTAACAAGGACTCGAAAGTCATCGTCCAGGGCATCACCGGCGGCGAGGGCACCAAGCACACCGCGCTGATGCTCAAGGCGGGCACCCAGGTCGTCGGTGGCGTCAACGCGCGCAAGGCGGGCACCACCGTCGCGCACACCGACAAGGACGGCAACGCGGTCGAGCTGCCGGTTTTCGGCACCGTCGCCGAGGCCATCAAGGAAACCGGCGCCGATGTCTCCATCGCGTTCGTGCCGCCGAAGTTCGCCAAGGACGCCATCATCGAGGCCATCGACGCGGAGATCCCGCTGCTCGTGGTCATCACCGAGGGCATCCCGGTGCAGGACACCGCGTTCGCGTGGGCCTACAACGTGGAGAAGGGCAACAAGACCCGGATCATCGGCCCGAACTGCCCCGGCATCATCACCCCCGGCGAGGCGCTGGTCGGCATCACCCCGGCCAACATCACCGGCAAGGGCCCGGTCGGCCTGGTGTCGAAGTCCGGCACGCTGACCTACCAGATGATGTACGAGCTGCGCGATTTCGGCTTCTCCACCGCCATCGGCATCGGTGGCGACCCGGTAATCGGCACCACCCACATCGACGCCATCGAGGCGTTCGAGAAGGACCCCGAGACCAAGCTGATCGTGATGATCGGTGAGATCGGTGGCGACGCCGAGGAGCGGGCCGCGGCCTACATCAAGGCCAACGTCACCAAGCCGGTCGTCGGCTACGTCGCGGGCTTCACCGCGCCCGAGGGCAAGACCATGGGCCACGCGGGCGCCATCGTCTCCGGCTCGGCGGGCACCGCCCAGGCGAAGAAGGACGCGCTGGAGGCCGCGGGCGTGAAGGTCGGCAAGACGCCGTCCGAGACCGCAGCGCTGGCCCGCGAGATCCTGGAAAAGGCAAGCGTCACCGCCTGA
- the sucC gene encoding ADP-forming succinate--CoA ligase subunit beta: MDLFEYQAKELFVKHGVPSSEGRVTDTAEDARAIAAEIGKPVMVKAQVKAGGRGKAGGVKYAATPDDAFTHAQNILGLDIKGHITKKILVAEAKDIAEEYYISFLLDRSNRTYLAMCSVEGGMEIEEVAATKPERLAKVAVDAVKGVDLAFARSIAEQGHLPAEVLDAAAVTIQKLWEVFVKEDATLVEVNPLVRTPQDEILALDGKVTLDENAEFRHADHEAFADKDATDPLELKAKENDLNYVKLDGEVGIIGNGAGLVMSTLDVVAYAGENHGGVKPANFLDIGGGASAEVMAAGLDVILGDSQVKSVFVNVFGGITACDAVANGIVKALEILGAEANKPLVVRLDGNKVDEGRQILADAAHPLITLAQTMDEGADKAAELAAAK; encoded by the coding sequence ATGGATCTCTTCGAATATCAGGCGAAGGAGCTCTTCGTTAAGCACGGAGTGCCTTCGTCCGAGGGCCGCGTCACGGACACGGCCGAGGACGCCCGCGCCATCGCGGCGGAAATCGGCAAGCCGGTGATGGTCAAGGCTCAGGTGAAGGCCGGTGGCCGCGGCAAGGCGGGTGGCGTCAAGTACGCCGCCACCCCGGACGACGCGTTCACGCACGCGCAGAACATCCTCGGCCTGGATATCAAGGGCCACATCACCAAGAAGATCCTTGTCGCCGAAGCCAAGGACATCGCGGAGGAGTACTACATCTCCTTCCTGCTCGATCGGTCCAACCGCACCTACCTGGCCATGTGCTCGGTGGAAGGCGGCATGGAGATCGAAGAGGTCGCCGCAACCAAGCCGGAGCGCCTCGCCAAGGTCGCCGTCGACGCCGTCAAGGGTGTCGACCTCGCATTCGCCCGCTCGATCGCCGAGCAGGGCCACCTGCCCGCCGAGGTGCTCGACGCGGCGGCCGTGACAATCCAGAAGCTGTGGGAGGTGTTCGTCAAGGAGGACGCCACCCTGGTGGAGGTCAACCCGCTCGTACGCACCCCGCAGGACGAGATCCTCGCCCTCGACGGCAAGGTCACCCTCGACGAGAACGCCGAGTTCCGCCACGCGGACCACGAGGCCTTCGCGGACAAGGACGCGACCGATCCCTTGGAGCTCAAGGCCAAGGAGAACGACCTCAACTACGTCAAGCTCGACGGTGAGGTCGGCATCATCGGCAACGGCGCCGGTCTGGTCATGTCGACCCTCGACGTGGTCGCCTACGCGGGCGAGAACCACGGCGGCGTCAAGCCCGCCAACTTCCTCGACATCGGTGGCGGCGCCTCGGCCGAGGTGATGGCCGCCGGCCTCGACGTCATCCTGGGTGACTCGCAGGTCAAGAGCGTGTTCGTGAACGTCTTCGGTGGCATCACCGCCTGTGACGCGGTCGCCAATGGCATCGTCAAGGCGCTGGAGATCCTCGGCGCCGAGGCGAACAAGCCGCTGGTCGTCCGTCTCGACGGCAACAAGGTGGACGAGGGTCGCCAGATCCTCGCCGATGCCGCGCACCCGCTGATCACTCTTGCGCAGACAATGGACGAAGGCGCCGACAAGGCCGCCGAACTGGCAGCGGCCAAGTAA
- a CDS encoding M23 family metallopeptidase → MNHRSALIPENRARSGHRYRNDDDALGAQASYGRPAGPSVDRQRNSLYNTPPADYNPAPRTDYADAAPQGDYFHAAGDARQADGYYGPANSWTANESWSQQDSWAPQDSWSQQSSWSDGAAWNAGDAWADEQYRTPENEYRAPEDGCWAPEESWASDAESDTPATPTVIPGHSATKPSAVKRGGAHRLPAPPAALKGRAAVAAVAAGAVVAAGQAALASPDQPAQSVDYQAAGQIHEIAAQSVSLADPNASPESPQLLNVSGPTHLGDFNDILQKGQKYAQDLAEAEAAKLRPLFAKFAAGNFTSGFGARWGVQHLGIDIAGPIGTPIVAVADGTVIEAGPAAGFGMWVRLLHDDGTVTVYGHIDTATVSQGQRVMAGDQIATIGNRGFSTGPHCHFEVWLNGSDKIDPVPWLATRGISLGPQRD, encoded by the coding sequence ATGAACCATCGCTCCGCCCTTATTCCTGAAAATCGCGCTCGGTCCGGACATCGTTACCGCAACGATGATGACGCCCTCGGCGCGCAGGCTTCCTACGGCAGGCCCGCGGGCCCCTCGGTGGACCGGCAGCGGAACTCGCTGTACAACACGCCGCCCGCCGACTACAACCCCGCGCCGCGCACCGACTACGCCGATGCCGCACCGCAGGGCGACTACTTCCACGCCGCCGGTGACGCGCGCCAAGCCGACGGGTACTACGGCCCCGCCAACTCCTGGACCGCGAACGAGTCTTGGTCCCAGCAGGATTCGTGGGCACCGCAGGACTCCTGGTCGCAGCAGAGCTCCTGGTCCGACGGCGCCGCATGGAACGCGGGCGACGCCTGGGCCGACGAGCAGTATCGGACCCCCGAGAACGAATATCGGGCACCCGAGGACGGCTGCTGGGCTCCGGAAGAGTCCTGGGCATCCGACGCCGAGTCCGACACGCCGGCCACGCCGACCGTGATCCCCGGCCACAGCGCCACCAAACCCAGCGCCGTCAAACGCGGTGGCGCACACCGGCTGCCCGCACCGCCCGCCGCCCTCAAGGGGCGTGCCGCGGTCGCCGCGGTGGCCGCGGGCGCTGTCGTCGCCGCGGGACAGGCCGCGCTCGCCTCGCCCGACCAGCCCGCGCAGTCCGTCGACTACCAGGCGGCCGGGCAGATCCACGAGATCGCCGCGCAGTCCGTCAGCCTGGCCGACCCCAATGCTTCGCCGGAATCGCCCCAACTGCTCAACGTCTCGGGGCCGACCCATCTCGGCGATTTCAACGACATTCTGCAAAAAGGCCAGAAGTACGCGCAGGATCTGGCAGAAGCGGAAGCCGCGAAGTTACGTCCCCTCTTCGCCAAGTTCGCCGCGGGTAACTTCACCTCCGGCTTCGGCGCCCGTTGGGGCGTACAGCATCTCGGTATCGACATCGCCGGACCGATCGGCACCCCGATCGTCGCGGTCGCCGACGGCACCGTCATCGAAGCGGGCCCCGCGGCCGGGTTCGGTATGTGGGTTCGCCTGCTGCACGACGACGGCACGGTCACCGTGTACGGGCACATCGACACCGCCACGGTGTCCCAGGGGCAGCGTGTGATGGCGGGCGATCAGATCGCCACCATCGGAAACCGGGGATTCTCTACCGGGCCGCATTGCCACTTCGAGGTTTGGTTGAACGGATCGGACAAGATTGATCCAGTGCCTTGGTTGGCTACTCGGGGAATTAGTTTGGGGCCTCAGCGGGACTGA
- a CDS encoding DUF1731 domain-containing protein, which produces MLADPVRWPEWNPAVTSVRLHGAVAVGTTGDYLPRGRVYETLHGRTAPPFVISTLVPGRALAIEQPEPAGQMRLSWTLTPRDGGTEISQQLTFSGPSASVARMVVGSLLETDARVCFARLAGLAGIEPRATALTVVIAGGTGALGKHIAADLTCRGHRVTILTRKRDAVLPFDQVEWDGKTVGNWVAALRNPGATAIVNLAGKLVDCRPTERNIDELRRSRVDSTRALVDAAATLDAPIDYWVQASTTAIWSDAGETRCTETTPLPVGLPQMTGVAEPWERAFDGADATHSTILRTSIVLDPQAPALKRLGQLTMAGLGGRVGPGDQWFSWVHVEDWLAIVRAALGLDPTVTLPDGVLVAATDFPVRNRELMAALRRHLRRPPAPPTPVALLKIGAIFLRSDSALGLTGRHATSEVLRHSGFTFRYPTLDEALTDLLPS; this is translated from the coding sequence GTGCTGGCGGATCCGGTGCGGTGGCCGGAATGGAATCCGGCGGTTACCTCGGTGCGGCTGCACGGGGCGGTCGCGGTGGGTACGACGGGTGACTACCTGCCTAGGGGGCGGGTTTACGAAACGCTGCATGGGCGGACGGCGCCGCCATTCGTTATCAGCACGCTGGTGCCTGGGCGGGCGCTGGCCATCGAGCAGCCGGAACCGGCGGGGCAGATGCGGTTGTCGTGGACGCTGACGCCGCGCGACGGGGGCACCGAGATCAGCCAGCAGCTCACGTTCAGCGGTCCCTCGGCATCGGTCGCCAGGATGGTGGTCGGGTCGCTGCTGGAGACCGACGCTCGGGTCTGCTTCGCTCGGCTGGCCGGACTGGCCGGGATCGAACCCCGGGCTACCGCACTGACCGTGGTAATCGCCGGTGGCACAGGCGCATTGGGTAAACACATCGCCGCCGATCTGACCTGCCGTGGGCATCGCGTGACCATCCTGACCCGTAAACGGGATGCGGTGCTGCCGTTCGATCAGGTGGAGTGGGACGGGAAGACAGTGGGCAATTGGGTTGCCGCGCTGCGTAATCCGGGGGCGACGGCGATCGTCAACCTGGCGGGCAAGCTGGTCGACTGTCGGCCTACTGAACGAAATATCGACGAATTGCGGCGCAGTCGCGTGGATTCCACTCGCGCGCTGGTCGACGCGGCCGCTACCCTCGACGCGCCGATCGACTACTGGGTGCAGGCGAGCACCACCGCGATCTGGTCGGATGCGGGCGAAACCCGGTGCACCGAAACAACTCCGCTGCCGGTGGGGCTGCCGCAGATGACCGGCGTGGCCGAACCGTGGGAGCGGGCGTTCGACGGTGCCGATGCCACACACTCGACCATCCTGCGCACCTCGATCGTGCTGGATCCGCAAGCCCCGGCGCTGAAACGCCTCGGCCAGTTGACCATGGCGGGTCTCGGCGGGCGCGTCGGTCCGGGCGATCAATGGTTCAGCTGGGTTCACGTCGAGGACTGGCTGGCCATCGTCCGCGCCGCCCTCGGTCTCGACCCGACGGTCACCTTGCCGGACGGCGTCCTGGTGGCCGCCACCGACTTCCCGGTCCGCAACCGGGAACTGATGGCCGCCCTGCGCAGGCATCTGCGCCGCCCACCGGCACCGCCCACCCCGGTCGCGCTCTTGAAGATCGGCGCGATCTTCCTCCGCTCCGATTCGGCACTAGGGCTGACCGGCCGCCACGCAACCTCGGAAGTGCTGCGGCACAGCGGCTTCACCTTCCGCTACCCCACCCTGGACGAAGCCCTCACCGACCTGCTGCCCAGCTGA